GAGCCCAGCTCCAGGTCAGGGAACGGGCGGGCTCAGCAGGGCCCGCAACCGGCGGCCCAGGGCCTCCAGGGCAGCACCTTCGGGGGGACAGGCGCACCGTTCCCCCGTTTCCGGCCGCATCCAGACCGGATGCTGGCCATGCCAGAGCATCGGCCGCCCCGGGTCCTCCGTCCAGGCCAGCGTGAGATTGAGGCCAGTGCCGCTGCGGTAGAGCTCCAGCTCCAGGTCGTCCTGCGGCCGTCGTTCACCCGCAGGGCTGCGCGCTTCGAGCTTGAGGCAGCAGTCATCCACCGGCCCCAGCCCGGCCGCTGCCGCCCCGGGCTGGGTGAGCACGGGGAGCACGGCATGGCGCAGCGGTTTGCGACACAGATCAGCCGCGGCGGCCACCAGTTGCGCCAGATCCGTGTTCGGCGCCGGCCCGGGATCAGGGGTAGGCACGGATCGCCTGGAGCAGGAAGCTGATCGCGCCGGGCCGGAACCCGGCATTCGGCGTGCCGTCGTCGCCGAAGCGGGAGTGCAGCAGCTGCAGCCGGTTCACCCGGCCGGCATCGAAACGCAGGGGCAGGCCGACGGGACGGGCCCGTACGGAGGGCCGCAGGCTGGCGAACGGCAGGCGCACCTGGCTGAAGCCGCTGGCCTCGGTGCCGAATTCCGCCACCCAGCGCAGACCTCCCGGGATCAGTTCCGTGAGCCCGCCGACGCCGTCCGCACAGCCCACGGCGAGCTTGAAGCGGCGGCCGTGGCCCTCCAGATCGATCTCCAGCCCCTCGCTGCCGGAAAGGTCGAGGGGGGGCGAGAACAGCGGAGAGCGGCAGCTCACGAAGCCGCCCCCCTCGGCCACCAGCTCACCCTGGAAGCGCAACCCGGCAGGACCCACCGCACAGTCGCCCTGGCTGCGGCCGCCCATGATCGTGTCGTTCAGCGCATGCCAGCCACTGAAACCATCGGCGGAAGCAATCGGGATCAAGGCTGCAGCAACGAGGCTGCCGCATTGTCGGCCAGAACCAGGATCGGCGTGGAGGGTCGCACCAGCCTGGCGGGGGTGCGCTCCGGGCTCTCGCTCGGATCCAGCAGACGCCGCAGCGCCTCGGCCTTGCCCGCACCGCTCACCAGAAAGAGCACCCTGCGCGCCGCCGACAGGATCGGTGCCGTGAGGGTCACCCGAGGCAGACCCTTGCCTTCACCGACGGTG
This portion of the Cyanobium sp. NIES-981 genome encodes:
- a CDS encoding CIA30 family protein — translated: MIPIASADGFSGWHALNDTIMGGRSQGDCAVGPAGLRFQGELVAEGGGFVSCRSPLFSPPLDLSGSEGLEIDLEGHGRRFKLAVGCADGVGGLTELIPGGLRWVAEFGTEASGFSQVRLPFASLRPSVRARPVGLPLRFDAGRVNRLQLLHSRFGDDGTPNAGFRPGAISFLLQAIRAYP